GCGGCCTGCGCGGCCGACAGCTTCCGCTCCACCATGAGCCGCTCGATGTTCTCGATGACGACGATGGCGTCGTCCACCACCAGGCCCGTGGCCAGGGTGAGGCCGAACAGGGTGAGGGTGTTGATGGAGAAGCCCATCAACTGCACGAAGGCGAAGGTGCCTACGAGCGAGACGGGGAGGGTGAAGGCGGTGATGAGCACGCTGCGCCAGCCGTGCAGGAACAGGAAGATGACGAGGATGACGAGGAAGATTGCTTCCACCAGCGTCTTCATCACCTCGTGAATGGAGGCGCGCACCGCGAGCGTGGTGTCCGTGCCCGTCTGGAACACCATGCCGGGAGGGAACTGCGCGGACAGCCGCTCCAGCTCCGAGTAGACGCCGTCGCGCACGTCCAGCGCGTTGGCGGTGGGCAGCTGGAAGATGGCGAGGCCGACGGCCTGCTTCCCGCCGAAGCGCAGCAGCGTGCCGTAGTTCTCCGCGCCCATCTCCACGCGGCCCACGTCCTTCACGCGGACGCTCTTGCCGTCGTTCTGGCGCATGAGGACGATGTCACCGAACTCGTCCGGCTCCACCAGCCGGCCCCGGGCGCGCACCGCGAGCTGGTAGGGCTGGTCGTCCGCGGACGGCGGCTGGCCCACCTGGCCGGCGGCCACCTGGAGGTTCTGCTCCTGGAGCGCGCGCGTCACGTCCTGCGGGGTGAGCTTGCGCCGCGCCAGCTCCGTGGGGTCCAGCCACAGGCGCATGGAGAACTTGCGCTCGCCGAAGATGCGCACCTCGCCCACGCCGCGCACGCGCTTGATGGCGTCCTTGAGATTCACGTCGGCGTAGTTGCTGAGGAACTTCGCGTCGTAGCGCTCGTCCTCGCTGAACAGCGCCACCGTCATCAGCATCTGGCTGGAGGCCTTGTTGACGACGATGCCCGTCTGGTTCACCTGCCCGGGCAGGCGCGCGGCGGCGCGGCTGACGCGGTTCTGCACGTCGACGGCGGCCACCTCGATGTCGCGCGTGGGCTCGAAGGTGATGGTGATTTGGCTGGTGCCGTCGTTGCTGCTGGTGGAGGTGATGTAGCGCATCCCCTCCACGCCGTTGAGCTCCTGCTCCAGCGGAATGGTGACGGCGCTCTCCACCACCTCGGAGCTGGCGCCCACGTAGTTGGCGTTGACCGTCACCTGCGGCGGCGCCAGGTCCGGGTACTGGGCAATGGGCAGCGTGGGGATGGCGATGGCCCCCACCAGCGTCAGCAGGATGGAGCAGACGATGGCGAAGACGGGCCTGCGGATGAAGAAGTCAACGAACATGGTGCTCTGTTCCTCAGCTCAGCGGCTGCTCCCGACAGGAGCGCCGCCTCCGGTGCTGCCCACGGTTGGCGCGTTCTTCGGGGCCTCGGCCCCGGAGTCCACCGCGGCGCGGGGCGTCGTGGCCTTCACCTTCACGGCCATGCCATCGCGCAGGGCCTGCATGGACGAGACGGCCACGAGGTCTCCCGCCTTGAGGCCCTTCTCCACCACATAGGCCATGTCCCCCAGCGCGCCGAGGGTGATGGGACGGCGCTCCACCACCGTCTTCCCTTCCTTCTCCTGCACCACCAGCGCGAAGGGCTGGCCGCTCTGGCGCACCACCGCGAGCGCCGGAATCTGCAGCGCGTCCCGGACGGAGTAGACGATGCGCGCGCGCACCAGCTCGCTGGGGCGCAGGCCCACGGTGTTGCGGAAGGCGGCCTTCACTTCCACCAACTGGGTGCGCGGGTCGGCCTGGGGCGCGACGAAGAAGACGTTGCTGGTGAGCAGCACCTTGCCCTGCGCGTCGAGGATTTCCAGCGCCGTGTCGGGCTTCATCGAGCGCGCGCGCGGCGAGGGCACCGAGACGCTCACTTCGAGCACGTCCGCCTGCGCCACGCTGGTCAGCTGCGTGGACGCGCTGACGAAGTCGCCGACGCGCACCAGCACGTCACCCACGGTGCCGGCGAAGGGCGCGCGCACCACGTTGAACTGCAGCTGCACCTGTCGCTGCGTCACCTGCGCGGCGGAGGAGCGCGAGGCGGCCTGGGCGGCCTCCACCTGCGCGCGGGCGCCCTCCAGCTCCTGTGCGCTCGCGAGGCCCTCCTTGTGCAGCGCCTCCGTGCGGGCCAGCGTGCGGCGCGACAGCTCCAGGTTCACCTGCGACGAGCTGAGCTGGGCCTGCGCGCTGTCCAGCGCGGCCGTCTCCTCCCGGGCGTCCACCTCCACCAGCGGCGCGCCTTCCGCCACCTGCTGGCCGGGGCGCGCGTGGATGCGGCGCACGTAGCCGGCCACCTGTGGCAGCACCGTGA
Above is a genomic segment from Pyxidicoccus trucidator containing:
- a CDS encoding efflux RND transporter periplasmic adaptor subunit — translated: MRVRPLEALKKSMWSMAVLAAVAGCSGKKAAPAAPPPREVEVVSLVPYEVRDTGEYLGSLLSRQSVTVLPQVAGYVRRIHARPGQQVAEGAPLVEVDAREETAALDSAQAQLSSSQVNLELSRRTLARTEALHKEGLASAQELEGARAQVEAAQAASRSSAAQVTQRQVQLQFNVVRAPFAGTVGDVLVRVGDFVSASTQLTSVAQADVLEVSVSVPSPRARSMKPDTALEILDAQGKVLLTSNVFFVAPQADPRTQLVEVKAAFRNTVGLRPSELVRARIVYSVRDALQIPALAVVRQSGQPFALVVQEKEGKTVVERRPITLGALGDMAYVVEKGLKAGDLVAVSSMQALRDGMAVKVKATTPRAAVDSGAEAPKNAPTVGSTGGGAPVGSSR